A portion of the Calothrix sp. 336/3 genome contains these proteins:
- the ntrB gene encoding nitrate ABC transporter permease, with the protein MVTATRRNSQGLDNSFLVKLQKQLPNLIPPAIAILVFLAIWQLFSLLPGATLPGPIQVVQDTWILILYPFYDKGGIDKGLFWQVFASLQRVVISYTLAAIVGIGVGILIGVNKTMSKALDPLFQLLRTVPPLAWVPISLAALRQNEPAALFVIFITAIWPILINTAVGVTQIPQDYNNVAKVLQLSQKEYFLNILIPSALPYIFTGLRIAIGLAWLAIIAAEIVMSGIVGIGFFIWNAYQNNNVSEVILALIYIGVVGLLLDKLMAWIQNLILPAEQK; encoded by the coding sequence ATGGTGACAGCAACAAGGCGCAATTCTCAAGGCTTAGATAATAGCTTTTTAGTAAAATTACAGAAACAACTTCCCAATCTCATCCCTCCAGCGATCGCCATTTTAGTTTTCCTGGCAATTTGGCAATTATTTTCCTTACTCCCTGGAGCAACCTTACCTGGTCCGATTCAAGTTGTTCAAGATACTTGGATATTAATTCTCTATCCTTTCTATGATAAGGGTGGTATTGATAAAGGGTTGTTCTGGCAAGTATTTGCTAGCTTACAAAGGGTTGTGATTAGCTACACCCTAGCGGCAATTGTTGGTATTGGGGTCGGGATTTTAATTGGTGTCAACAAAACCATGTCTAAAGCCCTTGACCCATTGTTCCAACTACTGAGAACTGTACCACCTTTAGCATGGGTTCCGATTTCCTTAGCCGCATTACGACAAAACGAACCCGCCGCATTATTTGTAATTTTCATCACAGCAATTTGGCCCATCCTGATTAACACTGCCGTGGGTGTCACCCAAATTCCCCAGGACTATAACAACGTTGCCAAAGTACTACAATTAAGTCAAAAAGAGTACTTTTTAAACATTCTGATTCCCTCAGCTTTACCCTATATCTTCACTGGCTTGAGAATTGCCATCGGTTTAGCTTGGTTAGCGATTATCGCAGCAGAAATCGTTATGTCTGGTATTGTCGGTATTGGTTTCTTCATCTGGAATGCTTACCAGAATAACAACGTTAGTGAAGTAATTCTAGCTCTGATTTATATCGGTGTTGTGGGTTTGTTGCTCGACAAATTAATGGCTTGGATTCAAAACTTAATTTTACCCGCAGAGCAGAAATAG
- a CDS encoding CmpA/NrtA family ABC transporter substrate-binding protein — protein MSDFFNHLTRRKFIITAGASAGAVFLKGCLGNPPETGNTTTSQTTAQPVANISPEQAPETPNVKLGYIPIVESAPLIIAKEKGFFAKYGMTGVDLAKQASWGSARDNVEIGSAGGGIDGGQWQMPMPHLITEGLITKGNQKIPMYVLAQLITHGNGIAIANKHQGKGIGLKLDGAKALFSQLKSTTTPFTAAFTFPHVNQDLWIRYWLAAGGIDPDSDVKLLTVPAAQTVANMKTGSMDAFSTGDPWPYRLVKDKIGFMAALTAEIWKAHPEEYFAMRADWVDKNPKATKALLKGIMEAQQWLDNFDNRKEAAQILSGRNYFNLPADILDNPYQGKYDMGDGRTIDDKTMAAYYWKDSKGSVSYPYQSHDLWFITENVRWGFLPKDYLDNGATKAKELIKKVNREDIWKQAATELGIAAADIPTSTSRGVEEFFDGVKFDPEKPEEYLKSLKIKKVQV, from the coding sequence ATGAGTGATTTTTTCAACCATCTGACTCGACGCAAGTTTATTATCACCGCTGGAGCTTCTGCTGGTGCAGTGTTTCTTAAAGGTTGTTTAGGCAATCCTCCAGAAACTGGAAATACAACTACTTCCCAAACAACTGCCCAACCTGTGGCAAATATTAGCCCAGAACAAGCCCCAGAAACACCAAATGTCAAGTTAGGATATATTCCGATTGTTGAGTCAGCTCCCTTAATTATTGCCAAGGAAAAAGGCTTCTTTGCAAAATATGGCATGACAGGAGTAGATTTAGCCAAACAAGCTTCCTGGGGTTCTGCCAGAGATAACGTAGAAATTGGTTCTGCTGGGGGTGGAATTGATGGTGGACAATGGCAAATGCCCATGCCCCATTTAATCACTGAAGGTTTAATTACTAAAGGGAATCAGAAGATTCCAATGTATGTATTGGCGCAATTAATCACCCATGGAAATGGGATTGCGATCGCCAATAAACATCAAGGAAAAGGTATAGGTTTAAAACTGGATGGAGCCAAAGCTTTATTTAGCCAGCTCAAATCTACAACAACTCCTTTTACCGCAGCTTTCACCTTCCCCCACGTTAACCAAGATTTATGGATTCGTTATTGGTTAGCTGCTGGTGGAATTGACCCCGATAGTGATGTGAAGTTGTTGACAGTACCAGCTGCTCAAACCGTAGCGAATATGAAAACAGGCAGTATGGATGCGTTCAGCACAGGTGACCCATGGCCCTACCGTTTGGTGAAAGATAAGATTGGTTTCATGGCAGCATTGACAGCAGAAATTTGGAAAGCGCATCCAGAAGAATATTTTGCGATGCGTGCAGATTGGGTAGACAAAAATCCCAAAGCCACCAAAGCACTGCTCAAAGGTATCATGGAAGCCCAACAGTGGTTAGATAATTTTGACAACCGCAAGGAAGCAGCACAAATTTTATCGGGAAGAAATTACTTCAATCTGCCTGCTGATATCTTAGACAACCCATACCAAGGTAAATACGATATGGGAGATGGTAGAACCATTGATGATAAAACCATGGCTGCTTACTACTGGAAAGATTCCAAAGGTAGTGTTTCCTATCCTTACCAAAGCCATGACTTATGGTTTATTACCGAGAATGTCCGTTGGGGATTCTTACCTAAGGATTACCTAGATAATGGTGCGACGAAAGCTAAAGAATTAATCAAAAAAGTCAACCGCGAAGATATTTGGAAGCAAGCAGCCACAGAATTAGGAATAGCTGCCGCAGATATCCCCACCTCCACATCTCGCGGTGTCGAAGAATTCTTCGATGGTGTAAAATTTGACCCAGAGAAACCAGAAGAATATCTCAAGAGCTTGAAAATCAAGAAAGTACAAGTTTAG
- a CDS encoding CsgG/HfaB family protein, with translation MHNLSTYLQLMFNVNKSLLKNSLQPRVTLSLAFASLLMTINLGSISQVSAKEKVIPAKSFNTSVSHLKSNVKQKPRIAVLDFEYSSVANEWRWWLDGNAKGVSDIMVNKLVEGGNFTVIERSKIDAILREQNFGLSGRVDATTAAQIGKILGVDTILIGSVTGFNIEQDGGGVNVPFIGRVGGGQTKANVKLNVRLVNTSTAEILMTAEGNGSSSRGDGSINIRGYGVDTSSRKEAKLLTNATVDAINQVVEKLNTGSTKLAAAPRAVPRINALVADIAGNTVILNKGTTEGFQQGMKLSIERVTRQVKDPSTGKIIRQVTQPMGMIEITEADAESSVGKILSGGRFKVGDIAKPVE, from the coding sequence ATGCATAATCTCAGTACTTACCTGCAACTCATGTTTAATGTAAATAAATCTTTACTGAAAAATTCCCTCCAACCCAGAGTCACCTTATCTTTGGCGTTTGCCAGCTTACTGATGACAATTAACCTGGGAAGTATTTCCCAAGTATCAGCAAAAGAAAAAGTTATTCCTGCCAAATCCTTTAATACATCCGTAAGTCACCTGAAATCCAATGTTAAGCAAAAACCGCGCATCGCTGTTCTCGACTTTGAATATAGCAGCGTTGCCAACGAGTGGAGATGGTGGTTAGATGGCAATGCCAAGGGTGTCAGTGACATCATGGTGAATAAATTAGTCGAAGGTGGCAATTTCACAGTCATTGAACGTAGTAAAATTGACGCAATTCTCAGAGAACAGAATTTTGGATTATCTGGCAGAGTCGATGCTACTACTGCCGCACAAATTGGTAAAATCCTGGGTGTTGATACTATTTTGATTGGCTCTGTTACAGGTTTTAACATTGAACAAGATGGTGGGGGTGTCAATGTTCCCTTTATTGGTAGAGTTGGTGGTGGACAAACTAAGGCAAACGTCAAATTAAATGTGCGTTTAGTCAATACCAGCACCGCAGAAATCCTAATGACTGCCGAGGGAAATGGTTCATCCAGTCGCGGAGACGGTTCAATTAATATTCGTGGTTACGGAGTTGATACCAGTTCTCGCAAAGAAGCCAAATTATTGACAAATGCTACCGTTGATGCAATCAATCAAGTGGTAGAAAAATTAAATACAGGTTCGACAAAATTAGCTGCTGCACCCAGAGCGGTACCGAGAATTAATGCTTTAGTTGCGGATATCGCTGGGAATACAGTGATTCTGAACAAAGGTACGACGGAAGGTTTTCAACAGGGAATGAAATTATCTATTGAACGGGTGACAAGACAAGTTAAAGATCCTTCCACAGGTAAGATAATTCGTCAAGTTACCCAGCCTATGGGTATGATTGAAATTACCGAGGCTGATGCTGAATCTAGTGTAGGCAAAATTCTTTCGGGTGGTAGATTTAAAGTCGGAGATATTGCTAAACCAGTCGAATAG
- a CDS encoding GNAT family N-acetyltransferase → MAREYAVNGIILMQIRLFQEQDSSQIALLFHQTVREVNISDYSPNQVQAWAPDDINFRDWSKICSERFTFVADNRGEIAGFGELEANGHIDCFYCHKSYQRMGVGRKIYAAIEGKALELGIQRLYSEVSITAKPFFQHLGFMVVQKQEVECRGETFINYVMEKYL, encoded by the coding sequence ATGGCAAGAGAATATGCTGTAAATGGAATTATTCTTATGCAAATCAGGTTATTTCAAGAGCAAGATAGTTCACAAATTGCTCTTTTATTTCATCAAACTGTACGAGAAGTGAATATCTCTGATTACTCCCCCAATCAAGTACAAGCATGGGCACCAGATGACATAAATTTTCGGGATTGGAGCAAAATTTGCTCAGAAAGATTTACTTTTGTCGCAGATAATAGGGGAGAAATTGCAGGTTTCGGAGAGTTAGAAGCCAATGGACATATTGATTGTTTCTATTGCCATAAAAGTTATCAACGAATGGGAGTTGGAAGGAAGATTTATGCAGCCATTGAAGGGAAAGCTCTGGAGCTAGGAATTCAGCGCTTGTATTCAGAAGTCAGTATTACAGCCAAGCCATTTTTTCAACACTTAGGTTTTATGGTGGTACAAAAGCAAGAGGTAGAATGTCGAGGGGAGACTTTTATTAATTATGTTATGGAGAAATATCTGTAG
- a CDS encoding aspartoacylase — translation MNQIHRVAIAGGTHGNEFIGAYLVQKLTQFPHLIQRRSFETITFLANPQAFQAVRRYIDTDLNRCFLPQDLQDESKNSYEEQLAKSISEKLVRNSTTRTDFILDLHSTTSNMGLTIILDNHHPFNFKIAALLQQINPLVKIYACSFDATAKSPFLNSLCELGFAIEVGAIPQGVLLANLFQQTETLVYQVLDLLDKLNLGENLTINQPITTYKHLTHIDYPRDKHGNLAAMVHPNLQNRDYEPLHPGEPMFITFDNHEILYEGESIVYPVFINEAAYYEKNIAMCFTEKNEVYLDSEI, via the coding sequence ATGAACCAAATTCACCGAGTGGCGATCGCTGGGGGAACCCATGGCAACGAGTTTATTGGTGCTTACTTAGTGCAAAAGTTGACTCAGTTTCCCCACCTCATCCAAAGAAGAAGTTTTGAAACCATTACTTTTCTTGCCAATCCCCAAGCATTTCAAGCCGTCAGAAGATATATTGATACAGACTTGAATCGCTGTTTTTTGCCCCAAGATTTACAAGATGAGAGCAAAAATAGTTATGAGGAACAACTTGCAAAGTCAATATCCGAGAAATTAGTTCGCAATTCCACAACGCGGACAGATTTTATTTTAGATTTGCATAGCACCACATCGAATATGGGATTGACAATTATCTTGGATAATCATCATCCCTTTAATTTCAAAATTGCTGCCCTCTTGCAACAAATTAATCCCTTGGTTAAAATCTATGCTTGCTCCTTTGATGCTACCGCAAAAAGCCCTTTCCTGAATTCTTTATGTGAGTTAGGATTTGCTATTGAGGTAGGTGCTATTCCCCAGGGTGTGTTACTGGCAAATTTATTTCAGCAAACCGAAACTTTAGTTTATCAAGTTCTAGATTTACTAGATAAACTTAACCTAGGAGAAAATCTCACAATTAATCAACCCATAACCACCTATAAACACCTCACTCATATAGATTATCCTAGAGATAAGCACGGGAATCTTGCAGCAATGGTACATCCTAATTTACAAAATCGGGATTATGAACCATTACACCCAGGAGAACCGATGTTTATTACCTTTGATAACCATGAGATTCTCTATGAAGGTGAATCAATAGTTTACCCAGTCTTTATTAATGAAGCAGCTTATTATGAAAAAAATATTGCGATGTGCTTCACTGAAAAAAATGAGGTTTATCTAGATAGCGAAATATAG
- a CDS encoding pentapeptide repeat-containing protein — translation MKCGQILAGFILMLVLFLFPLSAEAASSSGVTGTMKVQRIVDQDFSGQSLVGMEYTNVKLENANFSNSDLRGGVFNGSLLKGVNMHGMDFSNGIAYLVEFKGANLSDAILSDAMMLRSRFDDVDVTGADFTNAILDITEVNKLCLTASGVNPKTGVSTRESLGCK, via the coding sequence ATGAAGTGTGGGCAAATCTTGGCTGGTTTTATTCTAATGCTTGTGTTGTTTTTGTTTCCTCTATCCGCAGAAGCAGCGAGTTCATCAGGTGTTACAGGTACGATGAAAGTACAACGTATCGTCGATCAGGATTTCTCTGGGCAAAGTTTAGTAGGTATGGAATATACCAATGTCAAATTAGAAAATGCTAACTTCAGCAACTCTGATTTACGTGGGGGTGTATTTAATGGTTCTTTGCTGAAGGGAGTAAATATGCATGGGATGGATTTCAGTAATGGTATTGCCTATTTAGTAGAATTCAAAGGGGCAAATTTGAGTGACGCAATTCTCTCAGATGCAATGATGTTACGTTCTCGTTTTGACGATGTGGATGTGACTGGTGCTGATTTTACCAATGCAATCCTCGATATTACTGAAGTCAATAAACTTTGTCTCACTGCTAGTGGAGTCAACCCTAAAACAGGTGTCTCTACCCGTGAGTCTTTGGGATGTAAGTGA
- a CDS encoding YggT family protein codes for MYLLITTLATFIQIYSTLLIIRVLLTWFPNINWYNQPFAALSQISDPYLNLFRNIIPPIGGMDFSPILAFLALNIAGSLVGSLAALPLPNF; via the coding sequence ATGTATTTACTAATCACCACCCTAGCGACTTTCATCCAAATTTACAGCACCTTACTGATTATCCGTGTTCTCTTGACTTGGTTTCCCAATATTAATTGGTACAATCAACCCTTTGCAGCTTTAAGTCAAATCAGCGATCCCTATCTAAACCTCTTCCGTAATATTATTCCCCCCATTGGCGGTATGGATTTTTCTCCCATTCTTGCCTTTTTAGCCTTGAATATTGCTGGTAGTCTTGTTGGTAGCCTCGCAGCTTTACCACTACCTAACTTTTAA
- the upp gene encoding uracil phosphoribosyltransferase encodes MTQQLRVYVPPHPLIKHWLAVARDAATPSVLFRSAMTELGRWLTYEAAREWLATQDATVQTPLGVAPATLINPEVPMAVVPILRAGLGLLEGAQTLLPLASIYHLGLVRNEQTLQPMCYLNKLPEKFDPETRVLITDPMLATGGSMMATMHELIQRGVDPSLTRIVCVVAAPPALQKLSAAYPGLIIYAATIDEEVNDQGFILPGLGDAGDRIFGT; translated from the coding sequence ATGACGCAACAATTGCGTGTTTATGTTCCACCCCATCCCTTAATCAAGCATTGGCTGGCTGTAGCCCGTGATGCTGCTACACCCTCAGTTTTATTTCGCAGTGCGATGACTGAACTAGGGCGTTGGTTAACCTATGAAGCTGCCCGCGAATGGTTAGCGACTCAAGATGCCACAGTACAAACTCCTTTGGGGGTTGCACCCGCAACGCTGATTAATCCTGAAGTTCCTATGGCAGTAGTACCAATCCTGCGGGCGGGTTTAGGGTTACTAGAAGGGGCGCAGACATTGCTGCCATTAGCATCTATTTACCATTTAGGCTTGGTGCGAAATGAGCAAACTCTTCAACCTATGTGTTATTTGAATAAGTTGCCAGAAAAATTTGACCCTGAAACTAGGGTGTTAATTACTGACCCGATGTTAGCCACAGGTGGGTCGATGATGGCAACAATGCATGAATTGATACAAAGGGGTGTAGACCCAAGTTTAACCAGAATTGTCTGTGTAGTGGCTGCTCCACCAGCGCTACAGAAATTAAGTGCTGCTTATCCTGGTTTGATTATTTACGCTGCTACTATTGATGAGGAGGTTAATGATCAGGGGTTTATTCTTCCTGGTTTAGGAGATGCCGGCGATCGCATTTTTGGGACTTAA
- the crtH gene encoding carotenoid isomerase — MSDSAFDVIVIGSGIGGLVTATQLASKGAKVLVLESYLIPGGSAGYFDRQGYRFDVGASMIFGFGQRGTTNLLTRALDAVGMSLEVIPDAVQIHYHLPQGLDLKVDRDYEQFLYNLISHFPQEAQGIRRFYGECQKVFKCLNSMELLSLEEPKYLLRMFFKHPWSCFGLLAYLPKNAGDIARRYIKDPQLLKFIDMECYCWSTVPAEMTPMINAGMVFSDRHYGGVNYPKGGVGQIAEKLVEGLLAHGSQIRYQSRVNQILMQQGKAVGVKLVDGKIFYGRRIVSNATRWDTFSKLISQEFLPVTEKKWQQNYEKSPSFLSLHMGIDRNLLPENTECHHILLENWQNMTNAEGTIFVSIPTLLDPELAPPGCHIIHAFTPDWIERWQGLSAQDYAAAKEAAAERIISRLEKIFPGLDAALDYLEIGTPRTHQRFLGRVDGTYGPIPRRKLPGLLKMPFNRTAIPGLYCVGDSTFPGQGLNAVAFSGFACAHRIAADLGID; from the coding sequence ATGTCTGATTCTGCCTTCGATGTAATTGTCATTGGTTCCGGAATAGGTGGTCTAGTTACAGCCACTCAGTTAGCATCCAAGGGAGCAAAAGTACTAGTACTAGAAAGCTATCTTATCCCCGGAGGTAGCGCTGGTTACTTTGACAGACAGGGCTATCGTTTTGATGTCGGCGCTTCTATGATTTTCGGTTTTGGTCAACGGGGTACGACAAATTTACTTACTCGCGCCTTAGATGCTGTAGGTATGAGTCTGGAAGTCATCCCTGATGCTGTACAAATTCACTACCACTTGCCCCAGGGATTAGACCTGAAAGTAGACCGAGATTACGAGCAGTTTTTATACAATTTAATTAGTCATTTTCCCCAGGAAGCCCAGGGGATTCGGCGCTTCTACGGTGAATGTCAGAAAGTATTTAAATGCCTCAACTCTATGGAGTTACTTTCCCTGGAAGAACCCAAATATCTGCTACGCATGTTTTTCAAGCATCCCTGGTCTTGTTTCGGTTTACTAGCTTACCTGCCGAAAAATGCGGGAGACATTGCTCGACGCTACATCAAAGACCCGCAACTACTGAAATTTATTGATATGGAATGCTACTGCTGGTCTACAGTTCCGGCAGAGATGACACCAATGATTAACGCTGGCATGGTATTCTCAGACAGGCACTATGGGGGTGTTAACTATCCTAAAGGCGGGGTAGGGCAAATTGCTGAAAAGCTGGTGGAGGGTTTACTAGCTCACGGAAGTCAAATCAGATACCAGTCCAGGGTAAATCAGATATTGATGCAACAGGGGAAGGCAGTTGGTGTCAAATTAGTCGATGGCAAGATTTTTTATGGTCGGCGGATTGTCTCAAATGCAACTCGTTGGGATACATTTTCTAAGCTAATTTCTCAAGAATTCCTCCCAGTAACTGAGAAAAAATGGCAGCAAAACTATGAAAAATCACCCAGCTTTCTCAGCTTGCACATGGGTATAGATAGGAATTTATTGCCAGAAAATACGGAATGTCACCATATCTTGCTGGAAAATTGGCAAAATATGACCAATGCCGAAGGTACGATTTTCGTCTCCATACCCACCCTCTTAGATCCAGAATTAGCACCTCCAGGATGCCATATTATCCATGCATTTACACCAGATTGGATTGAGCGATGGCAGGGACTTTCTGCTCAGGATTACGCAGCAGCAAAGGAAGCAGCAGCAGAACGGATTATTTCTCGACTGGAGAAAATATTTCCTGGTTTAGATGCTGCCTTAGATTACTTGGAAATTGGCACACCTCGCACCCATCAACGTTTCTTAGGGAGGGTAGATGGAACTTATGGTCCGATTCCCCGCAGAAAATTGCCTGGTTTGTTAAAAATGCCTTTTAATCGCACAGCAATCCCCGGATTATATTGTGTGGGGGATAGTACTTTTCCTGGTCAAGGTTTGAATGCTGTAGCTTTTTCTGGCTTCGCTTGCGCTCATCGAATTGCCGCAGATTTAGGAATTGATTGA
- a CDS encoding pentapeptide repeat-containing protein: MLDISQPSLRQTAINFLLAPPEERLLTLEKLGIARYHFLTKLQLQEGNINCVMRFLENPERVKFPMLKNADLSGLILDDSNFIRGNFTEANLQGCSLINADLIFANFTGADLRQANLTGATLNESIWHQTLVIDCCLGQGIGLTVWQRKDLQNRGARFITSSDDG; this comes from the coding sequence ATGTTAGACATTTCCCAACCTTCATTGCGTCAAACTGCTATCAATTTTTTATTAGCTCCCCCAGAGGAAAGATTATTAACATTAGAAAAATTAGGAATTGCTCGCTATCACTTTTTAACAAAACTCCAGTTACAGGAAGGGAATATTAACTGTGTCATGAGATTTTTGGAAAATCCGGAAAGAGTCAAATTTCCCATGCTAAAAAATGCTGATTTATCTGGCTTAATTTTAGATGATAGTAATTTTATTCGAGGAAATTTTACAGAGGCAAACCTTCAGGGTTGTAGTTTAATAAATGCTGACTTAATCTTTGCAAATTTTACCGGAGCAGATTTAAGACAGGCAAATTTAACTGGTGCAACATTAAATGAAAGCATTTGGCATCAGACTTTGGTGATTGATTGTTGTCTAGGTCAAGGAATTGGTTTAACGGTATGGCAACGTAAAGATTTACAAAATCGTGGCGCAAGGTTTATAACTTCATCGGATGATGGGTAA